The Cherax quadricarinatus isolate ZL_2023a chromosome 66, ASM3850222v1, whole genome shotgun sequence sequence AATTGTCCTGATTTACATTCATTCACAGATAGGCCTTAAATCTAGTAAATACACTAAAATACGGTGGTACTGAATATTGATGTTAACATACAGTATGAGGCAGACCTAACTAAAGTtacatactgtttttttttttttttttgtatttggaAAAAACTTTCCAGTAGATTTTAGTTATTTTCAAATTTTGCAAAaattgctgtatgacccttgtaggtttagcacttcttttttattacaacaataataatacaaaaataatTCTACAAGTTTAATGAAAGTTGCATGTTACACACACAGTATAGGCATACAAGAGTTACAAATTTTTCTAGAGAATACATAATGTAAGTCATAAAAGGCTAATTTCTAAATATTAACAAGGATCAATATAAAAGCCATTAAGAACATAGGAATTTATTGTGCTTCAGTAAAAGTTTAAAAATTATGACCTATTTTTCTTTTCAGGTACTTGAACAGTCACCTCCAGTGGTAAAATTCATACATCTGAGAGCCAAGTTTCATTCAACACATCTAAGACCATTCCAGAAGCATCATGATTAGAAATACGGTATAGTAATGGTCTAAATCTTCATTGTATTTCACTATACAGCATTTGGTTACTTGTGTATTACATGTACATGTTGGTTACTTGGTTTCTCTTGCACAGTTACATTGCATTCAATTGCAGTAATGTGATAATTTACTATGATGTAAAAACTTAATATTTACAAGATTTTATATACTGTACAATGTTTGAAAACAGAACTATAAATATAGAACTCAGTATAATGATAAATGATTCACTGATTGTAATACAAAACTTGGGAGAATTTTTAGGTCTTTACATTGACAACAATTTGAAATGAAATCCTCATAGCTAATGCATATCCTACCCAAGATCTCCATAACAGTGGGCATCTTGTCTTAAGTTACTATGTGCATCAAACACAATTACTTACTCTGTTGTTTCTAATCTATCTTTACCTCGCCTGTGGTATTTGTGCCTGTGGATCTACTACAGCAAATTGCCAAAAGCTAATGGTAGCTCATTGAAAAGCTTCCTTACAAATAATTTCTCAAGCAAGTGCTAGacatgaaaatggtatacaatactgacaggttgataagtaagacacatgtgcagcagttaggtatctttattctgaaatgttttgcctacacagtaggcttcttcagtcaagtacagaggagTTAGCAgacagcagagatgtgaagacaatgtaatcagtccattacccttgaagatagttttgaggtggttagtccctcaacctggagaagagttttgctccgtagtctggaacaatgtgaagttgaaccAAGAGTATGGAGACTTTCGTACTGTCAAAAGGTGAAGCGTAGCccactagtagaagaaagaagGTAATcattgggagggcaggtccctctcaaatccatcccttctctctcatcttgtcggtattgtataccagtatcCTGGTACAGAAACACCTTTGACAACTTTTTCGAGAGAATGGatagatttgagagggacctatcctctcaatgattacattcTTTCTTGTACTAGTGGGCTATGCCTTACCTTTTTGACAGTgtataagtctccatactgttgcttcaacttcacattgttccaggctATGGAGtaaagctcttctccaggctgaaggactgacagaCTAATAGAAGCTGCTAGCAATTTAATAGAAAAGCAAGGTTAATGGATGGTAGATATGTTTAACCATTTTAACAAAAAACAGTATTTAAGTGtctacatgacttaagaaatgacggcagtgaagggacttgagctagagttcgtcacggccacgctagctggagattcgtctgtaaaaacttgcatttgtgctcacagaggtgcctgtgctaaccttcctatggtgtagaaatatacctagttggatgaatcttattgtggctagctggtctagtggctaacgcgacgggctggagttttgagactctatgaccgcgggttcaatcccggccaggggtatggtttatcTAAGTGTAATTGCCTTCTCTCCTAAAATGTGTAGatttatgaaaaaataatttgtcTTTCAGGTATGTGGAGTTGGTCGCTGTGTGTCCAATGTTTGGGGTAAAAGAATGTTTCAAGCATCCGGAGTTAAGCACAACGATGATGATCTTCAGACGCAACGAGTTGAGAGGCTAGAGAAATGTATGTTTTATTTGAACATTTTGCCAAGAGAAATGTTTTTATCAGTAAACaaattgtatattttgtatgtgTTAGTGTAGTTATTAACATGAAtggattattattaaataatccATTCATGTTAATAACCTTGAGGCAGAAGTGTTCTCTTGTAAGCAAGGTCTACACGACCTTCCTCTGAACTCCCACAGCTCCTGGCTGCCACTTTTCTTGGGTATTTTCATCCTGATTTTATTTTCCTTACCCATTCTCAAAATATTTATCAGAGCATAGATGCTAGGCAATAAAGGCAAAATTTGTTTATAGGAAAATACCTGAGCAGTACAATTTTCTGTGAGTTAAGGCATCTCAGTCTAGCCTgtgtttatgtatttttttttatcactgtcAGACTTTTATCTCTGCATAAATTCTGAAATTTTAAATTCATCAGTAACAGGATGCAGTctaggtatatacactgacattgtATATAGCTTTACAGATGTAACTACTTGTATAGTGCAAATTAATGACTATATATACACTGTAGCTGTAAACCAGGTGATGATCTTGGGCAGAGTTGGTGGCAATGCAGAGAAACGTGGCAGTGAGGAGCATCCTGTGGTGACCTTCTCTGTGGCCACACACAACAACTACCGTAAAGGAGAAGGTAGGGGATGGCTGTACTGGCCTTTCATACTAGTAACCTGATTTGGTGGGGATGGGTGAATTGTACCTTATATGTATATTGTTATTACTTTCAAGCAGCCATTTGTTTACCCTTTTACTTTCCAGCTGCCTTTTGTTAACCTTCCAGTTGCCTTTTATTCACTTTACCCTCTCCCATCTTAGTCTTTAATGAAAAGGTTCACTGTGGTTTCACTAAAATAATTTAAATGTTAAAATACAAATTATATTTTTGCATAATATGTGCCTGGATCAGGCAAACTACATCTTGGTTAGTTTTCCCTAGAGTATATGTAAACTATTCTCTATCTTTTATTatcaaaagaagtgctaaacctacaagggtcatacagtgtccTCTATCTTTTGCAGATCTGATTCAGCAGACAGATTGGCATCGTGTTGTCGTGTTTAAGCCATATCTTCGTGAGACGGTTTACCGCTTCTTAACAAAAGGCCAAAGAGTCATGGTCCAGGGAAGGATTGGCTACTTGGAGCGCAGAGACCCGGAGAATAATTCCGTTGTTATGAAGACTGCTACGATTGTGGCAGATGAAGTCATTTTTTTCAACTGAGGTACAAAAGGTAGTGAATAATACTGTATTGGTTTTTTGACTGGAGAgtaatgctgtatgacccttgtaggtttaatgCTTAGCAACTAATTCAGAGGATAACATTTAGAGAGTATAGCTGAGGAATAGTATAGTTTAGTTAAGAGTGGGACTGAGTAAAGATGAACCCTTCATCTTTTGGCTTCCCAAGAAAAGTAGACCAAAATTTTTATGTTCAGTCTAAGATGAGCTTTTAGGGAGGCAATGCAAGGATTCCAGGATATTAAGAATCAGACAGCAAGCCAAGACATTTATTGTCAAATGTGTATTCCATTTTTATAATTAATGAACatgaatattattatatttattattttttattatcacactggccgattcccaccaaggcagggtgccccgaaaaagaaaaactttcaccatcattcactccatcactgtcttgccagaagggtgctttacactacagtttttaaactgcaacattaacacccctccttcagagtgcatgcactgtacttcccatctccaggactcaagtccggcctgccggtttccctgaatcccttcataaatgttactttgctcacactccaacagcacgtcaagtattaaaaaccatttgtctccattcactcctatcaaacacgctcatgcatgcctgctggacgtccaagcccctcgcacacaaaacctttaccccctctctccaacctttcctaggctgacccctaccccgccttccttccactacagactgatacactcttgaagtcattctgtttcgctccattctctctacatgtccgaaccacctcaacaacccttcctcagccctctggacaacagttttggtaatcccgcacctcctaacttccaaactacgaattctctgcattatattcacaccacacattgccctcagacatgacatctccactgcctccagccttctcctcgctgcaacattcatcacccacgcttcacacccatataagagcattggtaaaactatactctcatacattcccctctttgcctccaaggacaaagttctttgtctccacagactcctaagtgcaccactcactctttttccctcatcaattctatgattcacctcatctttcatagactcatccgctgacacgtccactcccaaatatctgaatacgttcacctcctccatactctctccctccaatctgatattcaatctttcatcacctaatctttttcttatcctcataaccttactctttcctgtattcacctttaattttcttcttttgcacaccctaccaaattcatccaccaatctctgcaacttctcttcagaatctcccaagagcacagtgtcatcagcaaagagcagctgtgacaactcccactttatgtgtgatactttatcttttaactccacgtctcttgccaagaccctcgcatttacttctcttacaaccccatctatattattattattataatcaaaaagaagcgctaagccacaaggactatacaggccatctataaatatattaaacaaccacggtgacatcacacatccttgtctaaggcctacttttactgggaaaaaatttccctctttcctacatactctaacttgagcctcactatcctcgtaaaaactcttcactgctttcagtaacctacctcctacaccatacacttgcaacatctgccacattgcccccctatccaccctgtcatacgccttttccaaatccataaatgccacaaagacctctttagccttatctaaatactgttcacttatatgtttcactgtaaacacctggtccacacaccccctacctttcctaaagcctccttgttcatctgctatcctattctccgtcttactcttaattctttcaattataactctaccatacactttaccaggtacactcaacagacttatccccctataatttttgcactctcttttatcccctttgcctttatacaaaggaactatgcatgctctctgccaatcccaaggtaccttaccctcttccatacatttattaaataattgcaccaaccactccaaaactatatccccacctgcttttaacatttcaatctttatcccatcaatcccggctgccttaccccctttcattttacctactgcctcacgaacttctcccacactcacaactggctcttcctcactcctacaagatgttattcctccttgccctatacatgaaatcacagcttccctatcttcatcaacatttatcaattcctcaaaatattccctccatcttcccaatacctctaactctccatttaataactctcctctcctatttttaattgacaaatccatttgttctctaggctttcttaacttgttaatctcactccaaaactttttcttattttcaacaaaatttgttgataacatctcacccactctctcatttgctctctttttacattgcttcaccactctattattattattattataatcaaaactaattgTTAAACCAccagtcatacagtgctgcagggtagagGGTGTAAGGTCAGTGAAGCATAATCAAAggttgtgtaataaatctgttgctgtcaaaaGGTTGAAGAGGGAGTGTCAAAGGTGGGGtcatcagcaaggagggaagataaagtaagggtgttagagcAGTGACAATGTCAAAGATAAATTGTGTGCTCACTGATAGCCTGAACAGTCCAAgagaatatggcaaactgaaattggaaTCTGACAACTTGCACAGTGAACCTACTAattatccctctcccttttgccacctggtacccccgcttccttcctgccctgcagcgctgtatagcccttgtggtttagcgcttctttttttattataataatgcacaGTGAAACTGGGCACCTCTGTgcgtgtataaaaaaaaaattatcctatttttttgttaggtttagccttctttctgattataataattattatcctATTTTCCAATACAGAAAGCAGAGAAAATATGATCAAGGACATCATCAGTGGTGATGCTTCCTGTGACATAACCGAGGCTAGTGGCTGCTTGATGAAGATAATGAGCAGCCACTACTATTGTATCTTCTGAGTGTAGCAAGTTACCACACACTTTATCTATTAGTTCAAGTGAAGATTCTTGAGTTATGTCACTGTTAGAGCCCTTAACAACATTCATACCATTAAATGAAAGTGATGACTGATGATACCCATATGATGCTTTCTGATTATTTTCTGATACGCTGTGTTCGAGCATTTCCTTAGCTCCTGTAACTTTATTCCCTGAACTTATAAATGTAAGAGCTTCTAGGCAAGCTGAAATGTGTGCTCTGTGTCTTGCTGAAGTTAATGTAGGGTTTTCTGCTGTTCCTACTTCACACATAGAGGCACAAAGATGTTTTAACTTCTGAAGTACATTTGTAAACCCTTCTTGGGTTTTAACAGAGAGCAAAATGcaagaatctttcaagacactagCAAGCAAATTCCTGTCCTTTGCACATTCAATTAAGTCTACTTTATTAATCAATGTAAGATAATTTTTATTTTGTATCCACTGTAATGATATACCTGCAGGAAAATTATCCCTGCTATTACTGTTTTCACACTCATAAATCCCCAGTTCTTTAAAATAGTTACTCAGAAATGTGTTCCAGTCAAAGTCTTTTTTCTTAACAAGCTGTAAAACCTCTAGTGCTTCAAGAATAATCACAGCTGCGTCAGCATGACGGGCTCTTGCTTGTGCTCTCTTTACCCCCTCTACCTCGATTATGTCTTCTGTTTGTCGAAGACCTGCTgtatcactgatgataactgggtaGCCACCAAGATCCAGCGAAGATTCAACCACATCTCGTGTTGTACCTATAAATTATTAGGATTACATTCAATATATCTAAAATACTGTTTCTTGAAAGCTAACATACAACAgctgattattttattattattataatggggaagtgctaaacctgtaggattatatattgcctgtggggggatggaaggtattcaggcttaatttagggaactggagcacagatccagttccctagatcaagagcccctcaccagcctcaaggaacctcccttgaggggtaccaCAGCTGACTCTTTGCCTGTGTGAAACTGCAGCAATAGCCAATAAGTAGTGATAAATAACTCAAGACAGGTACAGTTTTGGTGACATGCAAGAACCTTCCTAGAGTGAAATCTAGGAAATCAAAGATACACTCATGTATGGTATACACACATTTATGCCTTATTTGTTACAAAAtttaatatacattttcctacctttcctgttatacttATTGACCTTATGGGTTATCactccatgattgcatttgtcaaatgccttaaCAAAGTCCTTGTGGACCacatcagcattttttttttttccatagctTCTGCAATTTTGTCACAATGATTAGTAAATTAATGAATACATGTTGGTGGCTGTTATTAAGGTAAGACTATTTACATGAAAGCATAACTTCTGATTCTCTAATTTTCTATTTTAAGAGGTATGAGGTCTACTGTATCAGAAGCTTTTCTTAGCATTTCAAGGATAATATGTGAAGAGAACATGGTGAGTTGcaggaaataagaacataagcacTATagtaggcctactagcccattcTGACAAGTCACTTCTACTACTAgcacaggccagtaggcctactgcagtgcttatATTCTTACTCCCTCTATCTCATGTTACCTTTATGTATCCTCTATGCCCTTGTATTGTTTATATCAACTCgttaaagttcctggagagcaaaCATAGCTGTAATATCTTATGTCTCATTAGTTActattgtgttcttttacctagcATAAATATCAAGTTCTAGTTTACTTGAAAGAATCTGCATAAACATTGGCTTTTTAAAATGTATGAAATAAGTATCGCCTAATACAAACATTTTGGAGGTAAAACGTTTGTATTACCATGAGTAAGAGTTGCTTACATGGACCCTTTTCTATGAAACTATCACTCACGAATAAATTAAGGAAAGCAGTCTTACAGAGATGAACTAAATAGTACTGTATTAGGAAATTTAATTTCATACTTCCTTCCTGTGTGATATCACCacagttgttcaatatatttatagatggagttgtaagagaagtgaatgctcaggtgttgggaaAATGTATGGGGTTAAAACAAAAAATCttacacaaaatgggagttgtcacagttgctttttgctgatgacactgcttttgggagattctgaagagaaattgtataggttggtggatgaatctgGGAGGGTATTTAAAAGTGAtagtttagatatttgggagtggacttatcagcaaatgggtctatgaaagactaggtgaaccacagaactgatgagggaaaaaaggagagaggtgcactgaggagtctgtggaaacaaagaccATTATCCATAGAAACAAAcagggtaatgtatgagagtatagtggtacaacgCTCTTgcgtgtgtgaagcatgggtgatgaatgttgcaacaagaagactaggcagtggagatgtcatgtctgagggcaatgtgtggtgtgaatattatgtagactgcacgacccttgttggtttagtgctttatttgattatagtAATTTTCCAGAGAATCAGTAGCTTCGAgattaggtggtggtgtggaatttctaaaagtattatccagagggctgaggaggggttattgagatggttcagACACttaaagaggatggaacaaatTAATAGGAGGGCAGGGTACGGGTCaacctaggaagggttggagagacGAGGtataggttttgtgtgtgagggggtttGGACTTCATACaggtgtgcatgagcatgttagataggagtgaggggAGGCAAATTGTTATTTATGACTtgacatactgttggagtgtgagcaaattaacatttattaagggattcaaggaaaccagtttgccagacttgaatcctggaggtgggatgtacagtgcttgTTCTCTGAAGGGGAagggggtggagatatgttgcagtttttgaattgTAATgttggcacacctctggcaagacagtgatggagtgaatgataaaaatgtttcttcttttttcaggtcaccctgccttggtgaaaaattgccagtgtgttaataaaaaaaatatttcctaacctGGAATAGGAGAAACAATGGCTGCTGGTCTTTGCGTGAGAATATTCAAGAAGCTGCTCTTGCCTACGTTGGGTCTACCAAGGATGGTTAGTTGCAGGCCACTTCTTAGCCTCTCTCCACGCCGATCATCTCCCAGATGACATTTCAGTTCTTGGATAAGTTTACAAATTTTGACTTCAATGTCTGCCAATATACCCTCCTGCAATAAGAACACAATTAAAAACTGCTTCCTCTAAATGGATATTACATAGcaattaaattttatttaaaatgtATACACAGTATGTATTTTATCTCAAAGTTTGAAAATTATGAAATTAATTTGATGTACCATTCAATTTTAACCAGTAAAGTTCATATCTTGTTAAGTAATATTTCTTAAACCTGTACAGTATAACTACCATGTTATTTTTGTAATGTGTTTTAGTAGCAAAAAATAAACAGTGGCTTACTTGTATGATGTTAATTTAACCACAAGTGGAACTAAGCGAGTGTCACAGTATTCCTAGTAATATTCTATCAATGGGTAGAGTATATCTGCACTGGTTCATAAGTCTGCTAGGAAGACCTCAGATGAACTATTATACTGTAGAATAACACCTTTGGTAAGTGCCCCAAGTTAACTCGTTAAGTGCCATTGTATATTGTGAGCTATAAGAGATGCCACAGTGATTTTGATAATTTGTGCTAGTTAGTTTGCAACTCATACAGGTTTATcatttagaacataagaatgtaggaacactgcagaaggcctactggcccatacgaggcaggttcttatcaaaacgacatctacctaaagctactcaagaaataactcccgtaccccttgacaccaatcaaacccagcccctcccactcatatatttgtcgtctcttcttaaagctacccaaggtcctagcctctatcaccccactgggaagactgttccatgcatctacaactctgttagaaaaccagtacttacctaaatttatccaacttaaatccattattcctggttcttacctggttcgacaccctcagtactttattaatatctcccttgtttatgcccgtcatccacttatacacttcaatgatatctcccctcattctacgcctctccagagagtggagatttaaggctttaagtctatcttcatacaggaggttccttacacagtaaatcattttagtcattcttctctgtatgttctctaatgagtctatgtccatcctgtagtaaggggaccaaaactgagcagcataatctaaatgaggcctcactagtgatgtatagagctgtaaaataacttttggacttctgttttGTTTTTAAGATAATCCATTAACTGTTAATTAATGGTATAATTCttattaaagatgatacagaacTTTATAGAGGGGCACCTGAACTGTATTGGTGCTTtggagagtgatggtgaaagtggttattcttttttggatcaccttaccatggtgggagatggccagtttaaaaagaaaaaagaaaaaattaactcATTTGTATAACTCTTATCTCTGGTCTTCTAATTTTTCTTACATTTCTGTTGTATCACAGAGGAGAGAAAAAAATTCTAATACTCCAGACCAGGTAGAGGGTTACTCTGTAATGCCTTTCCCATTCCCCAATCTAGCACCTGGAAGCACACCAAGTAGCAAATGCTAAAAGTAACAAAGGAATAGTAGTGTACTAGGTCATATCTTATCCAATGTCATGTAGTGGCATGATTTTGAATTAAAATATCAGAAAATTTCAAGGGGACTACTAAATGAGTGAAAATGAGtgtgtttccttctttgaatTGCCTTACCTTTGTGGCCAATTGATAATGTGATTAAAAACAATCTCTAAATGTTAACTAGGTGCATATGAAGTGTAGAATAATATTGTTCACCTAAATAATGCTATTGCAGGTATATGACCATAAATTCAGATACAACCAATTTGTATTACAGCAGTTTATGCACAGACAGAGCTGCAATCACAGCTGTCACACACATCTTTCAGCTAGAGTTGAATGACTaaattctaaaatatatatataaaaaatgtagtgcggatgacaagaaacagataattgctgatgttatgaatgaaaagaagttggatgtcctggctctaagcgaaacaaagctgaagggggtaggagagtttcagtggggggaaataaatgggattaaatctggagtatct is a genomic window containing:
- the LOC128704163 gene encoding tRNA modification GTPase GTPBP3, mitochondrial isoform X1 gives rise to the protein MWFTRGYLVLHSALLRVNQWKTAHRLASTIYALSSGQGKCGIAVLRVTGKRAADVFTSMTVPASLPSPRVATLRRIVHPVTGESLDRGLVLWFPGPHSFTGEDSCELHVHGGPAVIAAVLSALSILPGYKLAQAGDFTKRAFYHGKLDLTSVEGLGDLIHAETEAQRKLALRQMEGVLAQLYNRWRQTLLQCRAGLEAYIDFSEDENISEGILADIEVKICKLIQELKCHLGDDRRGERLRSGLQLTILGRPNVGKSSFLNILTQRPAAIVSPIPGTTRDVVESSLDLGGYPVIISDTAGLRQTEDIIEVEGVKRAQARARHADAAVIILEALEVLQLVKKKDFDWNTFLSNYFKELGIYECENSNSRDNFPAGISLQWIQNKNYLTLINKVDLIECAKDRNLLASVLKDSCILLSVKTQEGFTNVLQKLKHLCASMCEVGTAENPTLTSARHRAHISACLEALTFISSGNKVTGAKEMLEHSVSENNQKASYGYHQSSLSFNGMNVVKGSNSDITQESSLELIDKVCGNLLHSEDTIVVAAHYLHQAATSLGYVTGSITTDDVLDHIFSAFCIGK
- the mtSSB gene encoding single-stranded DNA-binding protein, mitochondrial, with the protein product MIRNTVCGVGRCVSNVWGKRMFQASGVKHNDDDLQTQRVERLEKSVNQVMILGRVGGNAEKRGSEEHPVVTFSVATHNNYRKGEDLIQQTDWHRVVVFKPYLRETVYRFLTKGQRVMVQGRIGYLERRDPENNSVVMKTATIVADEVIFFN
- the LOC128704163 gene encoding tRNA modification GTPase GTPBP3, mitochondrial isoform X2; the encoded protein is MYMEVQLSLLLFYLHSVFSQGDFTKRAFYHGKLDLTSVEGLGDLIHAETEAQRKLALRQMEGVLAQLYNRWRQTLLQCRAGLEAYIDFSEDENISEGILADIEVKICKLIQELKCHLGDDRRGERLRSGLQLTILGRPNVGKSSFLNILTQRPAAIVSPIPGTTRDVVESSLDLGGYPVIISDTAGLRQTEDIIEVEGVKRAQARARHADAAVIILEALEVLQLVKKKDFDWNTFLSNYFKELGIYECENSNSRDNFPAGISLQWIQNKNYLTLINKVDLIECAKDRNLLASVLKDSCILLSVKTQEGFTNVLQKLKHLCASMCEVGTAENPTLTSARHRAHISACLEALTFISSGNKVTGAKEMLEHSVSENNQKASYGYHQSSLSFNGMNVVKGSNSDITQESSLELIDKVCGNLLHSEDTIVVAAHYLHQAATSLGYVTGSITTDDVLDHIFSAFCIGK